A region from the Hydra vulgaris chromosome 08, alternate assembly HydraT2T_AEP genome encodes:
- the LOC136082917 gene encoding zinc finger MYM-type protein 1-like, whose product MKKVKSGAAKRREAAAAREVITKYPKLIQFLKPAVQADGESVAITETNNDVTANAENDSVSCFGLSAEGDSNMAICECIPTATTLPLLFLSDDPSDWPENVSDAQRCDIVERGVKQIEIDFPHNQERRRFSVTYYKRQMKNGETIVRSWLVYSIKSNKVFCFCCKLFGISDSPFRQGMNTWEGLSKKLNDHETGSTHLRCFEQWMTLRKGIMNQTTIDEHQYKLLQKERKFWRAVLERLLDITLFLSARNLGFRGSQEVIGSKNNGNFLGLFELMAKYDSVLDELLRRIQKKETNEHYLSNDTQNELIELLAKEIEAENLSKVKKAKYFSIILDCTPDVSHKEQMSIILRSVVCIPGTGINISENFFGYLKVDDTTGKGLLDAFLDQTKKWELNILDCRGQSYDNGANMKGKAKGVQARLLQMNPKALYVPCANHSLNLVIVDGAKSSNSAITFFGVLSRLYTLFSSSPARWHILKSCIPISVKPQSDTRWESRINCVKPLRYHLKEILEALEKLEVYALEKRDGATATEVCSLMEYMMTWPFILSIVIWYDVLYQINKSSKLLQSSTTSLDVLDSEIKATYTFLQQYRETGFSDAHMKASEIAEVLDIAKIFPEVRSRQKKMIHSYECADEAHTIQLEQKFKVDFFLPLLDMSMGSVKERFEQIRMIWKWN is encoded by the exons ATGAAGAAAGTGAAAAGTGGTGCAGCTAAGAGAAGAGAAGCAGCTGCAGCCAGGGAAGTAATAACTAAGTACCCCAAACTTATACAATTTTTGAAACCAGCAGTTCAAGCTGATGGTGAATCAGTAGCAATAACAGAAACCAATAATGATGTTACAGCCAATGCAGAAAATGATTCTGTTTCTTGTTTTGGTTTGTCTGCTGAAGGAGACTCTAATATGGCAATCTGTGAGTGTATACCAACTGCCACAACACTGCCACTTCTTTTTCTCAGTGATGATCCTTCTGATTGGCCAGAAAATGTTTCTGATGCACAGAGGTGTGACATTGTTGAACGTGGTGTAAAGCAAATTGAGATAGATTTTCCACACAATCAAGAAAGACGACGATTTTCAGTGACTTATTATAAACGACAGATGAAGAATGGAGAAACTATTGTACGGTCATGGCTTGTGTAttctataaaaagtaataaagttttttgcttCTGTTGCAAACTTTTTGGTATATCAGATTCACCATTCCGACAAGGGATGAACACATGGGAAGGTTTATCCAAAAAACTGAATGATCATGAAACAGGAAGTACACATCTCAGGTGCTTTGAACAGTGGATGACATTACGAAAAg GCATAATGAATCAAACAACCATTGATGAGCATCAATACAAGTTGCTTCAAAAAGAGCGAAAATTTTGGAGAGCAGTATTGGAACGATTACTAGACATCACTCTATTTCTTTCTGCGAGGAATCTTGGATTCCGTGGTTCACAAGAGGTCATTGGTTCCAAGAACAATGGAAACTTTCTTGGGTTGTTTGAATTGATGGCGAAGTATGATAGTGTGCTCGATGAACTTTTACGTCGGATTCAGAAGAAAGAAACTAATGAACATTATTTGAGCAATGATACCCAGAATGAGTTGATTGAATTGTTAGCCAAGGAGATTGAAGCCGAAAACCTTTCCAAAGTAAAGAAAGCgaaatatttttccattattttggATTGTACGCCAGACGTTTCACATAAAGAACAAATGAGCATAATCCTACGATCAGTAGTTTGCATTCCTGGGACAGGTATCAACATTTCTGAAAATTTCTTTGGATATCTCAAGGTAGATGATACCACTGGAAAAGGGCTTTTGGATGCCTTTCTAGATCAGACAAAAAAGTGGGAATTAAATATTCTTGACTGTCGAGGCCAATCCTATGATAACGGTGCTAACATGAAAGGAAAGGCAAAGGGTGTTCAAGCTAGGCTTCTTCAAATGAATCCCAAAGCTCTATATGTTCCGTGTGCAAACCATTCACTTAATCTAGTCATTGTTGACGGTGCAAAGTCATCCAACAGTGCAATTACTTTTTTCGGAGTTCTTTCAAGATTGTATACACTCTTTTCATCATCTCCTGCTCGATGGCATATTTTAAAGTCATGTATACCCATTTCTGTCAAGCCTCAATCCGATACCAGATGGGAAAGTAGAATAAACTGTGTGAAACCTCTTCGCTATCACCTGAAAGAGATATTAGAGGCATTAGAAAAATTGGAAGTGTATGCTCTAGAGAAGAGAGATGGCGCAACAGCTACAGAAGTATGTTCGCTGATGGAATATATGATGACATGGCCATTCATATTGTCAATCGTTATTTGGTATGACGTTTTATACCAAATTAACAAATCAAGTAAGCTTCTGCAGTCCTCTACAACTTCCCTTGATGTCTTGGATAGTGAAATAAAGGCCACATATACATTTCTTCAGCAATATCGTGAAACTGGATTTTCAGACGCACACATGAAAGCATCAGAAATCGCAGAAGTGTTGGACATTGCAAAAATTTTTCCAGAAGTGCGTTCCCGACAAAAAAAGATGATTCATTCATACGAGTGTGCCGATGAAGCTCACACCATCCAATTAGAACAGAAGTTTAAAGTTGATTTCTTTTTACCACTCCTTGATATGTCAATGGGATCAGTAAAGGAGCGTTTTGAACAA ATTCGGATGATCTGGAAATGGAATTAA